A window of Paenibacillus polygoni contains these coding sequences:
- a CDS encoding TrmH family RNA methyltransferase, with translation MEIASVNNPRVKDWAQLLEKKHRTRQGKYIIEGIHLVQEALLHQAEIECIAYDMDKGIPSELSRYEGTAGVEWIGVSAAVIAKCTDTVTPQAVFAVIRKDTKQADEILRKPDSLVIVLDRLQDPGNVGTIIRSADAAGADGVILGRGSADVYNPKTIRSTMGSFFHLPVVEADLSVILPEAKEAGVTLVSTSLDAEDSCYSYDFKGSRWIVIGNEGSGVSEEVNELVDDAVIIPSKGQAESLNAAMAATVLLFEAMRQRHY, from the coding sequence ATGGAAATTGCTTCTGTTAACAATCCTCGTGTTAAGGATTGGGCTCAGCTTCTCGAGAAGAAGCATCGAACGAGACAAGGGAAATACATCATTGAAGGCATACATCTCGTCCAGGAGGCGCTTCTGCATCAAGCTGAGATCGAATGTATTGCTTATGATATGGATAAAGGCATCCCGAGTGAACTTAGCAGGTATGAAGGTACAGCGGGTGTAGAATGGATTGGGGTATCGGCTGCTGTTATTGCTAAATGTACAGATACGGTGACACCGCAAGCGGTGTTTGCTGTCATTCGTAAAGATACTAAGCAAGCGGATGAAATCCTCCGTAAACCGGATAGTCTCGTTATTGTGCTGGACCGGCTCCAGGATCCTGGAAATGTGGGCACGATCATTCGCAGTGCAGACGCTGCGGGGGCCGATGGTGTTATTCTAGGACGCGGAAGCGCGGATGTGTATAATCCGAAGACCATCAGGTCAACGATGGGATCGTTTTTTCACCTTCCGGTTGTAGAAGCTGATCTTAGTGTAATCCTTCCCGAAGCAAAAGAAGCAGGTGTCACACTTGTGAGCACTTCCCTTGATGCAGAAGACTCCTGTTACTCGTATGACTTCAAAGGTTCACGCTGGATCGTCATTGGTAATGAGGGAAGCGGTGTATCGGAAGAAGTAAACGAGCTTGTTGATGATGCTGTAATTATCCCAAGCAAGGGACAGGCAGAGTCACTCAATGCGGCGATGGCAGCGACGGTACTTTTGTTTGAAGCAATGCGTCAGCGCCATTACTAA
- a CDS encoding potassium channel family protein, translating to MHIMAKKQYAVIGMGRFGSSVASVLSDMGFDVLAIDRDEQRTQEISNVVTHAVSADSTDEEALRALGIRNFDVVVVSIGEDIQASILTTLILKDMGITTLVVKAKTELHGKVLEKIGADKVVYPERDMGMRVAHHLASPNILDYIELSDDYSILEMKASSNMIGQNLKQLDIRARYGCNVIAIRRGTQMNISPYAEDSILQNDVLIIVGHKDNLSKMELSYSK from the coding sequence ATCCATATTATGGCTAAGAAGCAATATGCCGTCATCGGTATGGGCCGTTTCGGATCCAGTGTCGCAAGCGTTCTTAGCGATATGGGGTTTGATGTGCTCGCCATTGATCGGGATGAGCAAAGAACTCAGGAAATATCAAATGTAGTAACCCACGCGGTTTCCGCGGATTCTACAGATGAAGAGGCACTCAGGGCGCTTGGAATACGTAATTTTGACGTAGTAGTTGTCTCTATCGGGGAAGATATTCAGGCCAGTATTCTGACGACACTGATCCTTAAGGATATGGGAATTACTACACTGGTTGTTAAAGCGAAAACAGAACTACATGGCAAGGTGCTCGAAAAAATCGGTGCAGACAAAGTCGTTTATCCAGAAAGAGATATGGGCATGCGGGTTGCTCACCATCTGGCATCTCCTAATATTCTGGATTACATTGAATTGTCCGATGATTACAGCATTCTTGAAATGAAAGCATCTTCAAATATGATAGGGCAAAATTTAAAACAGCTTGATATACGTGCACGCTACGGTTGCAACGTGATTGCGATTCGGCGGGGGACACAGATGAACATTTCACCGTATGCGGAAGACAGCATACTTCAAAATGATGTTCTTATCATTGTAGGTCATAAAGATAACCTCAGTAAGATGGAGCTGTCTTATTCGAAATAA
- a CDS encoding small acid-soluble spore protein SspI, with the protein MPIVMDLRQAIVHKVHGKTDQELKEMIEGSIDGPEAALPGLGSIFEMIWKQLSAEKRDELVKVAQAHLKTVKPVPLT; encoded by the coding sequence ATGCCAATCGTAATGGATTTGCGCCAAGCTATTGTTCACAAGGTGCACGGTAAGACCGATCAAGAGCTTAAGGAAATGATTGAAGGTTCCATTGACGGTCCCGAAGCAGCATTACCGGGGCTTGGCTCTATTTTTGAAATGATCTGGAAACAGCTCTCTGCAGAGAAACGGGATGAACTCGTCAAAGTGGCGCAAGCACATTTAAAGACGGTTAAACCCGTACCACTAACCTAG
- a CDS encoding peptide chain release factor 3: protein MSKSQEHVIQKEVDKRRTFAIISHPDAGKTTLTEKLLLFGGAIRLAGTVKARKASKHATSDWMEIEKQRGISVTSSVMQFDYNGHRINILDTPGHQDFSEDTYRTLTAADSAVMLIDVAKGVEAQTIKLFQVCAKRGIPIFTFINKLDREGQSPFDLMEELENVLGIRSVPMNWPIGMGRELCGVYDRMKNQVELFQGDDHSNIQVQKVDSYEDPVIREMAGEFLHEQLKQDLELLDVAGDPFDYEKVLKGELTPVFFGSAVNNFGVQTFLENFLELAPKPEPRRSTEGMVEPTNEKFSGYVFKIQANMNPAHRDRVAFLRIVSGKFERGMSVRHVRAGKEIKLSQPQQFLAQDRDIVQEAYPGDIIGLFDPGIFRIGDSLSQGGNIVFDELPTFSPEIFSKVTVKNALKHKQYQKGLDQLTEEGTIQVFRTASFDETILGVVGQLQFEVFEHRMKAEYGVDVQLQRMPYQFARWIIDEKIDPSKFRINSVLVKDKKDNYVVLFENEYAMRTAIDKNPTAQFLEMAP, encoded by the coding sequence ATGAGTAAATCACAAGAACATGTTATACAGAAAGAAGTCGACAAACGTCGTACGTTTGCGATTATTTCTCACCCGGATGCCGGGAAAACGACACTAACGGAAAAGCTCCTTTTATTCGGGGGTGCAATTCGTCTTGCAGGTACTGTAAAAGCACGTAAGGCTAGTAAGCACGCAACGAGTGACTGGATGGAAATCGAAAAGCAACGGGGGATCTCTGTAACGTCTTCTGTTATGCAGTTTGATTATAATGGACACCGTATTAACATTCTTGATACACCTGGTCACCAAGATTTCAGTGAGGACACTTATCGTACGCTTACTGCAGCCGATAGTGCAGTCATGCTGATTGACGTGGCTAAAGGGGTCGAGGCTCAGACGATCAAGTTGTTCCAGGTCTGCGCGAAACGCGGGATTCCCATCTTTACGTTCATCAACAAATTGGACCGTGAAGGACAGAGCCCGTTTGATCTGATGGAGGAGCTGGAGAACGTACTCGGAATTCGTTCGGTACCAATGAACTGGCCAATCGGAATGGGACGGGAACTGTGCGGAGTATATGATCGGATGAAAAATCAGGTTGAATTATTCCAAGGAGATGACCACTCCAACATCCAAGTACAAAAAGTAGACAGTTATGAAGACCCGGTAATTCGTGAGATGGCGGGTGAGTTCCTGCATGAGCAGTTGAAACAGGATCTAGAGCTGCTGGATGTTGCTGGAGACCCATTTGATTATGAGAAAGTATTAAAAGGAGAATTAACTCCGGTATTCTTTGGCAGTGCGGTAAATAACTTTGGTGTTCAAACGTTCTTAGAGAACTTCCTTGAACTTGCACCTAAACCTGAACCGCGCCGCAGTACGGAAGGTATGGTAGAGCCGACGAACGAGAAGTTCAGCGGATACGTATTCAAAATTCAAGCGAATATGAACCCTGCTCACCGTGACCGTGTTGCCTTCCTTCGGATTGTATCCGGAAAATTCGAACGCGGAATGAGTGTTCGCCATGTACGAGCAGGCAAAGAGATCAAGCTGTCTCAACCGCAGCAGTTTCTCGCCCAAGATCGGGATATCGTTCAGGAAGCTTATCCTGGAGATATTATCGGTTTGTTTGATCCCGGCATTTTCCGAATTGGAGACTCGCTAAGTCAAGGCGGTAATATTGTGTTTGATGAATTGCCAACATTCTCTCCTGAGATTTTCTCCAAAGTTACGGTTAAAAATGCCTTGAAACATAAACAGTATCAAAAAGGGCTTGACCAGTTAACCGAAGAGGGAACCATCCAGGTATTCCGTACAGCAAGCTTTGATGAAACCATTCTTGGCGTAGTTGGACAATTGCAATTCGAAGTATTTGAACATCGGATGAAAGCAGAGTATGGGGTAGATGTACAGTTACAACGTATGCCGTATCAGTTTGCTCGCTGGATTATTGATGAGAAAATTGATCCAAGTAAATTCCGGATTAACTCAGTCCTTGTTAAGGATAAGAAAGACAATTATGTTGTCCTATTCGAAAATGAATACGCGATGAGAACAGCAATCGATAAAAACCCGACGGCTCAATTCCTTGAAATGGCGCCTTAA